The DNA segment actaagtcgtgtctgactcttgtgaccccatggactgtagcccaccaagctcccctttAGACCCTATGATGGATCAAATACAAAATGCATTTTGATAATTTGATTTCAGGCAAATGACCTCAGTTATGTGCAGCCTACAGATTCACCTCTCTATAGGATCTTTTCTTCTTACTTCTGCTTACCAAGAATAGTTCAAATAAATTAAACTAAGTCCAGTCATTCTCTCAgccagaggagagggaaaagggaaaattaCAAAGGAGCTTCAGATTTTGTTTCCAGCCCTTCCTGTCACCTGTGGGCTCTGTTTAATCAATGTGTTGTTAGATAAATTTGGATGCCTTTCTTGTTTCAAAGACAGACTTCATTAAGTCAGATTAGCAATTATCTTGTTGATAGATGACTCTTAGTTTTTTTCATCTATCAAATGTACCCTAAAAAAATATCctttatgacaaacttagatcCTTTCTGTAGTTTCAATCTCTCTTCTGTTTACTCTTCAAAGAACCTGGAAAAAGCTgatcattgtttcttttttctataaCACTTCATGGGCTTCCAAATCCAAGTTTTTCCCAAATGGCTTCTTTTCCAGACTAATAGCACTTAGAGAATTTGCAATGCCTATCATTTGTCCCCTTGTGAATTTGCCTCCCTTTGCTTATTCCTGTTTGATTTCCTTACTGCTCTACCAGGAATTCACTTTCTTCCTGGCTTTTGTCTCCCCTGCAGCCGCAATGAGGACCCTGAGAGGTACCCCTCTGTGATCTGGGAGGCCAAGTGCAGCCACTCAGGCTGTATCAATGCTGAAGGGAAGGTGGACCATCACATGAACTCTGTCACCATCCAGCAAGAGATCCTGGTCCTTCGAAGGGAGTCTCAGCACTGCCCTCACTCCTTCCGGCTGGAGAAGATGCTGGTGGCCGTGGGCTGCACCTGTGTCACCCCCATTGTCCGCCATGTGGCTTAAGAGCTTTCTGCCTGACCCCTACTCCCCAGATTAGTTAGGCTTTCTGGGGAGTAGACCCAGCCCCATTTCTGACCAACATCATTTACGTATTTAATAAGCCCTGAAATAACTTTGGGGCATAAGATTCCACTTTGATATATTACATGCTTTATTTCCTATTCTTTTAAGACAAGTTTCCAGATTTgtgaatattattatttaaaaggtaGAACCTATATTTATATGAGCTATTTATGGATCTATTTATGTTTCATAAGTCTTTAGGAAAAAGGTGAAATATATGAGTGTCTGTTTTGCCTAGGGAAATCCTTGATAGGATTAAATAGCAGTTGAAAATTTCTGAGCTTGTACTACATACGGCTATagaattttctcttccttgtctctttGGAGTACATGACACAGCTGAAAAGAGACTAAATTcagtttcatatttatttacttaattttgtaAATTATTGAGGCATTACAAGAGAGACAGCAAGTCTAACTGCTCTATTAAACTGTTGTCATAAAAACAATTTGTAATAataaagtttggggaaaaaaaattgtttctttattcttttctcgtTAAAATGTCTTCAGagagaccagaatactggagtgggtatctgttcctgtctccaggggatccccccaACTCAGGaatgaaaccaggtctcccacattgaggatgtattctttaccagctgagccaccagggaagcccaagaatactggagtgggtagcctatccattctctaggggatcttcctgacccaggaatcaaaccagggtctcctgcattgcaggaggattttttaccaagGAAGAGCTACCAAGGAACCCCTTCAGAGAGGTCAgctgtttcctatttggaacagtaTGCAAATTTatcaatagaacaaaacaaaGCATGCCTTTGAGTAGCAATACCCTCCACCCACCCCAATTCCAGATTCTCAATTTTACTCTTTTCAAAACAAtagcaggatttccctggtgatccagtggctaagactctgcgctcccagtgtagggggcccaggttcaatccctggtcagggaactagatcccacgtgctgcaactgaagatcccacgttctgcaactaagacctggagcagccaaataaattaaaaaaaaaaaaaaaaagacaataggaTGGAGACCCTCATACTATTATCCAGTGCTACGGACACATGCTCTCTGGaacaaattaaggaaataaaaacaatggcCCTGCGAAAATGACATATCATTGCTAAAAAAcatacaggaggaaaaaaaagatcctCCCCAAAATAGGACCTGAGGTTTGGCAGGAAGGAGGAAGTTCTGGGAGAAAACATTGTTTTCAGACTAGAATGGCCTGTGTCTCCCCGAGCTCTGGCTGCTTTTGAAGATTAATGTCAACCAGAGATCTAGAAAAGAACATTTCTCTCTTCTCAGGCCATACCCCTAGAACAGccccttcagccctcagcctctaATTCAGTGCAGCCCAGGACACTGAAAAGAGCCACTGGGGCAAAACAAACTTCAAGCATGAGAAAAGTTCAgcctaagtaaaataaaaaccaaactgTATTCAACTCCAGAGTAGTTTCATGTTTCTAGTCATAACCATATTTCCCCATCATGGCCACGCATGTCATCTTGCCCTACTTCTGGGCAACCCTGAGAATTCTCAAGCTGGTCCCACAGGCTCCCTGCTTCTCAAAAGACCACCTTCTGCACTACTTTATTCCTTATGAACTCCAGCCCCACCCAGAGAACCATggcttttctctgcttctttgccAATTCCAAACCCAAGGTCACGTCCTTCTCCAGCCACATCCTTCCAATGCTTCTGCACCCTGAGAACTTGAGTTTCATGACCATCTTCCATCATGGTCTTCATACAAGAGATTCACTGGCAGCTACTACTGAAGGTGTCTCGCAGTCTCTGCTTTAAAACCTCTCCTTAAAGTATTGTTgttcatttctcttgttttccttgaatagtagtggtgaaaataAATGGTGTTTTGCTTTGGGATGGAGGATGAGAAAATGGCATTACTACCACAGTTCTAAACCATGATTTCTCACTAGACAATATTCCTAGCAATTTTGAGAGTGGGAAGAGATGGTTGCTTTCCAAGCCTCTTCTCCCTTGATATGCATAACTttcattttcccttcatttctgtCAGTTAGCACCATCATTCACACCATCACCTCTGCTGGAGATCTGTGAAGCATCCCTgactctcctctcttcctctctctcattcCTGACACCCACACATCCCCAAACTCATGAAGTGTCACTTCCTGAAAGTTCTCCAATTAACCCTTCCCCTGCCCAGGTTCAGGACGTCATCTTTTCTCGTTTCTCTCCTGCTATTGGAACAGCTTCCTGCCTGTCGTTGCTGCTGTTGCTCCTTTCCCTTCAATCCATCCTCCAATATCTATCTGTGGCACAAAATCAGACACAACAAAATCAGACATGACCTGGCCCTGCTCCTGCCCTGTTTTTAATCTCAGGTGACTTCCCACTTGATGTCTCACCATGCCGTTATCAAGTCCTTGCTGTGACCACCACGCTGTCTTGACCTCCATGCCCGTGTCATGGCCCCCCTGCCTTGTATGCCGTTACCACCCTCTGTTTCCTCTATTTATACCCTGCCAGTATGGTCTCAACGTTTGTATCCCCCCCAAATTCAAATCATAACCCCCAGAGTGATGGAATTGGGAGACCGGACCACTGTGGGGGTCGTGAGGGTGGAGCCTTTCCGGAATGAGATTGGTACCCTTATTAAAGAAGCCCCAGAGAGCTTCCTTGGCTTccaaagtggctcagtggtaaagaatctgcttgccaatgcgggagacattaGGGGGACAGTGAAAATATCCTTAATATTTTGAGGGGG comes from the Capricornis sumatraensis isolate serow.1 chromosome 22, serow.2, whole genome shotgun sequence genome and includes:
- the IL17A gene encoding interleukin-17A; protein product: MASMRTASMSLLLLLSLVALVKAGVIIPQSPGCPPTEDKNFPQHVRVNLNIVNRNTNSRRPTDYHKRSTSPWTLHRNEDPERYPSVIWEAKCSHSGCINAEGKVDHHMNSVTIQQEILVLRRESQHCPHSFRLEKMLVAVGCTCVTPIVRHVA